The genomic DNA TTTGCCGGGATGGGTGGGGGCTGGCGGCTGAATCTCTTCTCTGAAGAGAAAGTTGGTGATTTCGGGGACGTAGCATCGTAAGTCGACAAACGACGCGAGTCAACATGATCAGGAATTGGAGGCGCTGGCACCGATGGAGGAGAGGCAGACCTATCGGTTGCCGCAGCATTCAGAGACAAGTTTTGAGCATGCACGGAAAGctcatcatccgactccTCGCCCGGGTCGCCGGATGTGGAGTTCTTCACGGGAGGAGGAACTGGACGGGCTATTCAAGCAAGATTAGTATGGGCGAAGTAACACAGATAGGATGAGACATTTTAACTTACGTTCAGGCACCGGTGGAGGGGACAGGGGCTGACCCTGGGGGacaggaggaggaacaggcCGGGTTTCcaaaggtggaagaggaggtgcTGAACGCTCTACAAAACAAACTTCGTGAGTTTTGGGAATCATAAGACATGAGATGAAACCGTTCTTCATACCTTGAGGTGCAGGTGCCCTGTCTGATGAGACAGGACGAGGAGGCTCTTCTGgaacaacctcctcgacatcaggaacttcttctgcaggATGCTGTTCCGCTAAAGGAGTAGTTGgggcctcttcttcctccttttccacaGTTGGAGGTGCTGCCGGTTTGGTAGTATTCATCCCTGGAAGAGCCATAACAGGAACAGGGGGTGCAGCAGCTGGCGAAGTCGGCTCCACGTCTCTATTGCTTCTCTCGGGTTCTGTAGTCGCCTTGGGCTTACGAGGGGCTGCACCAGGAAGAGGCATACCGCCAGGAGGACCGAAAAAGCCCATCATGCCCATTCCACCACTCATTTTTGCCATCCTTTCACGAAGTTCCATTCTGCGCTTGACCTCTGGgtcgatctcttcttcttcctcttcctcctcttcttcgttgtCATCGCGCCCGTccttttcactttcttctcccttctgttcctggggTTGAGCCACATGGCGAGATTCAGCACGGGCACGCTCATCGTAATCTTCTTTGCTTGTAGAAGTTTCCTCCgcatcttcaatatcagcGGCGGCAGAGTCATCAGCGTCGTTGGCATCACTCGCCGGTTCGCGTGCAGGTGGCGGAGACATAGGTGGTTGTGGCACAGGTAAGGCATCAGGCTTCACAGTGTCAACACTAGGATCCCGCGCAGATTCCATCGAGCCTGGTCTCTCCGCACTCGGCTCCTCTGCTGGGGCGGCTCCCTCGTATGACTCTGCGCGCTTCTTCGGAGggggcttcttcggcttttctttcttctgggcaGCTTCAGCATGGCGTGCAGCTTGCTCCATTTGTTgcttctgaagaagagctaTCCGCTCCTTCAGAGATGTCGGCTTaggctggtcttcctccttatTCTCGGTGGTTTCGATCGGCGCAGGTCGACTTTCAGAAGCGGGCGGCTCACGCGAAACACTTTCCTGGACGTCTGGatcctcctctctcttgtATATCTTGGGAGGAGCCTCCCTTGGTGGGGGCACATAGGCATTCTTGCTAGGTGGTGGGGCAACGAACGGTTTCTTGATGAAAGTATTAGAGCCCCCGGAACTCCAACCCCCTGGCTTGAAAGGTGCAACCGGAGGCGCTGCTGGTTTATTAAATGCTGCGATACGATCTCTGAATGAGGACGAGGCAGGTTTCTCAGCAACCGCAGGTGGCGGAGGCTTCGGCGAAGCCTTTGGAGCCGGCTCTCTCGCTTCGGGTGAAGACGGCTGGTAAGCTGGAGCAGGCGCCGGTTTAGGCGGGGACGCAACCTCACTGAGCGAAGGTTCtgaaggagggggaggcgaTTGGGGAGGATTGGGAACACTCCTTGGTTCATCGGCAGGAGCCTCCTCTACTTCTGGCTCCGGCGGGGGATGACTCTCAACCGGAGTCTCGACTGCAACAGGCGCAGGCGGAGGGGCGACatcggcttccttctttggcctACTTGGGCGCGTCGGTCGCGGAGGAGCCGGAGGGTCATACTTTTCCACAAAATTCTTTGGGAAGATGCCTTCTGTCTTGCTACCCGACTCGTTTGTGTATTCGCCATAGTACCACTCTGcatcttcctccgcagtgACGGTGATGATTTGGCCGATTGAAAATGTTAGGTCATCCTCGTGGCTCGACGAATACTCGAAGACCGCTTTGACCGTAAATGGTGGGCTGGACATTTGGCAAGCCGGGCCCTATCGCGGAGATGTGGGACAATATGTAAATACTGAGGGTTCGACAAATAAGCATTAATCACACCGACACAGGATCTTCGTACTTAGTGAAGCACCGACTTATGCAACCTTTCATGCAAAAGGGCATATGTAGAGGTGCTTCACGGGGAATAGGAGATTAAAGGGAGCTAGTACCAACCAAAATATGTCAGCCTGGTTGACGTACGTCACAGCATAACCTGGGGCTGGCAATGCCCTCCCAAAGGTTATGGTTCAATAGATATCACTTACTGAAGTTAGAGATATCAATTCCTGCGTGATATAACTTCAGGACAAATGCcaaggaggggaagaaacaaagggaTGGGACATGAGAGAGGGAAGTGAAGGGGAACGAGGAGACACGGAGGTGTAAGGAACACAGACAACCGTCGTCACCTTTTGGCGGGACAAGTTGCTCCACCACGGGGCGATCAGCGGCTAATAATATTCAAAGACCTGCCACACCACGACTCACTAACTGCCCAAGTGTCAATGATTTTGGAGATTAGGTGTGTGGAGGGGTAAAGGACTCTTATGGTCACTAACGTGGCGGTCAGTATACATGATCTGGTACCATTTTTTGTATCAGTCTACCATTTAAAACGGTCCCCGTTCCTTTAGGGGGTAATTCATCCTAGGAAGTGGCATCCG from Aspergillus oryzae RIB40 DNA, chromosome 7 includes the following:
- a CDS encoding SH3 domain protein (predicted protein), with amino-acid sequence MSSPPFTVKAVFEYSSSHEDDLTFSIGQIITVTAEEDAEWYYGEYTNESGSKTEGIFPKNFVEKYDPPAPPRPTRPSRPKKEADVAPPPAPVAVETPVESHPPPEPEVEEAPADEPRSVPNPPQSPPPPSEPSLSEVASPPKPAPAPAYQPSSPEAREPAPKASPKPPPPAVAEKPASSSFRDRIAAFNKPAAPPVAPFKPGGWSSGGSNTFIKKPFVAPPPSKNAYVPPPREAPPKIYKREEDPDVQESVSREPPASESRPAPIETTENKEEDQPKPTSLKERIALLQKQQMEQAARHAEAAQKKEKPKKPPPKKRAESYEGAAPAEEPSAERPGSMESARDPSVDTVKPDALPVPQPPMSPPPAREPASDANDADDSAAADIEDAEETSTSKEDYDERARAESRHVAQPQEQKGEESEKDGRDDNEEEEEEEEEEIDPEVKRRMELRERMAKMSGGMGMMGFFGPPGGMPLPGAAPRKPKATTEPERSNRDVEPTSPAAAPPVPVMALPGMNTTKPAAPPTVEKEEEEAPTTPLAEQHPAEEVPDVEEVVPEEPPRPVSSDRAPAPQERSAPPLPPLETRPVPPPVPQGQPLSPPPVPEPRPVPPPVKNSTSGDPGEESDDELSVHAQNLSLNAAATDRSASPPSVPAPPIPDHVDSRRLSTYDATSPKSPTFSSEKRFSRQPPPIPANPPIPSQTRPPPPPPPGDLRRRSTADSRVSAASQLRQTGEEVEGEVTEYDGDYDTDIASGAKFKDALKAHGRDSSIDEDTITDDHSLQSPRSPHETRLPPPPPPSAPRAVPPPPPVQPPRSAGRASMESPRGPPPPPPPPHRELSYGDDDEYDPYRYTTPQHGLPSPRAPPVPAERRSVVPPVAQPENVDDSDDMYEASPVQSPPLPPVPTSPERRSSVAPPPPPSMPPPSAAPQPPSTSRSNRASLDVPRGPSNLRRSMDINRPSVDQGYIAMDVDLAEHTLWWAQPNNPPPAFQNRKDVLFEFEDSGPANRSGSSTVTKEVYILFIDYSQTIITVNFDARNPSDATLEQRHEAPPLQPRQDQLENAHLQIGTRIATAVNGIQNTTVADGTPFGLVQHLLSPITDALHPVGTRAYGALVYSNLANASVQQNDEIRAGDIVSFRNTRFQGHRGTMHQKYSAEVGKPDHVGIVVDWDGTKKKIRAWEQGRESKKVKVESFKLNDLRSGECKVWRVMPRNWVGWGK